A region of Sphingomonas sp. DNA encodes the following proteins:
- the motA gene encoding flagellar motor stator protein MotA has protein sequence MFAAVGIIVVIVMVFGGFLVSGGQIGIIAHALPVEMTIIGGAAVGATIAGNSMRELKALLGGLGKVFKGPTYAKQDYLDTIFLVSKLMKMLRTDGPVAVEPHIEDPKSSAIFAEYPKLLKDDTLIHLICDTLRLVVVSSGTLDPRAVEEVMDNAIKTHHHDAVRPADSLQTLADALPALGIVAAVLGVVKTMASIDQPPAILGALIGSALVGTFLGVLLSYGFVGPFANRAKQVIEGDSAIYQVVKQIIIASLHGHPLPLVIEAARSGITHSNQPAFADVFDGMRGR, from the coding sequence ATGTTCGCAGCCGTCGGCATAATCGTTGTCATCGTGATGGTGTTCGGCGGCTTCCTCGTGAGCGGGGGGCAGATCGGCATCATCGCGCATGCGTTGCCGGTCGAAATGACGATCATCGGCGGCGCGGCGGTCGGCGCGACCATCGCCGGCAATTCGATGCGCGAGCTGAAGGCGTTGCTGGGCGGCCTGGGCAAGGTGTTCAAGGGGCCGACCTACGCCAAGCAGGACTATCTCGACACCATCTTCCTGGTCTCCAAGCTGATGAAGATGTTGCGCACCGACGGCCCGGTGGCAGTCGAGCCGCATATCGAGGATCCCAAGTCGAGCGCGATCTTCGCCGAATATCCCAAGCTCCTGAAGGATGACACGCTGATCCACCTGATCTGCGACACGCTGCGGCTGGTCGTGGTCTCCTCCGGCACGCTCGATCCCCGCGCGGTCGAGGAGGTGATGGACAATGCCATCAAGACGCACCACCACGACGCCGTCCGGCCCGCGGACTCGCTGCAGACGCTGGCCGACGCCCTTCCCGCGCTCGGCATCGTCGCCGCCGTGCTCGGCGTCGTGAAGACGATGGCCTCGATCGACCAGCCGCCGGCCATTCTCGGCGCGCTGATCGGATCGGCGCTGGTCGGCACCTTCCTGGGCGTCTTGCTCTCCTACGGCTTCGTCGGCCCGTTCGCGAACCGCGCCAAGCAGGTGATCGAGGGCGACTCGGCGATCTACCAGGTCGTCAAGCAGATCATCATCGCCTCGCTCCACGGCCATCCGCTGCCGCTGGTGATCGAGGCGGCGCGTTCCGGCATCACCCATTCGAACCAGCCGGCCTTCGCCGACGTGTTCGACGGGATGCGGGGTCGCTGA
- the cysD gene encoding sulfate adenylyltransferase subunit CysD — protein MNAPALSHIRRLEAESIHIIREAAAEARRPVMLYSIGKDSGVMLHLARKAFFPAPPPFPLLHVDTTWKFRDMYKLRDRVAAENGMELIVWRNPEAERGGINPFDHGPLHTEMWKTQGLKQALDRHGFDLAFGGARRDEEASRAKERIFSFRAAGHRWDPRRQRPELWSLYNCRHSNGESLRVFPLSNWTERDVWYYILAEDIPIVPLYLAAPRPTVERDGLILMVDDDRLPLHPGEVPVTRSIRFRTLGCYPLSGAIESEAATLEALIAELEASTLSERQGRAIDREEGAGMERKKRAGYF, from the coding sequence ATGAACGCCCCCGCCCTCTCCCATATCCGGCGGCTCGAAGCCGAGAGCATCCATATCATCCGCGAGGCGGCGGCGGAGGCACGGCGCCCGGTGATGCTCTATTCGATCGGCAAGGATTCGGGGGTGATGCTCCACCTCGCCCGCAAGGCCTTCTTTCCCGCGCCGCCGCCTTTCCCGCTGCTCCATGTCGATACGACCTGGAAGTTCCGCGACATGTATAAGCTGCGCGACCGGGTCGCGGCGGAAAACGGCATGGAGCTGATCGTCTGGCGCAATCCGGAGGCCGAGCGCGGTGGCATCAATCCCTTCGATCACGGGCCGCTCCACACCGAGATGTGGAAGACGCAGGGCCTGAAACAGGCGCTCGACCGCCATGGCTTCGATCTCGCCTTTGGCGGCGCGCGGCGCGACGAGGAGGCGAGCCGCGCCAAGGAGCGTATCTTCAGCTTCCGCGCCGCCGGTCATCGCTGGGATCCGCGCCGGCAGCGGCCCGAGCTCTGGAGCCTCTACAATTGCCGTCACTCAAATGGCGAAAGCCTGCGTGTCTTCCCGCTCTCCAACTGGACCGAGCGCGACGTCTGGTACTATATCCTGGCCGAGGACATTCCGATCGTCCCGCTCTATCTCGCCGCGCCGCGCCCGACGGTCGAGCGCGACGGCCTCATCCTGATGGTCGACGATGATCGCCTGCCGCTGCATCCCGGCGAGGTCCCGGTCACGCGCAGCATCCGCTTCCGCACCCTGGGCTGCTATCCGCTGAGCGGCGCCATCGAGAGCGAGGCGGCGACATTGGAGGCGCTCATCGCGGAGCTCGAGGCTTCGACCCTGTCCGAGCGTCAGGGCCGCGCGATCGACCGCGAGGAGGGCGCCGGCATGGAGCGCAAGAAGCGCGCGGGCTATTTCTAG
- a CDS encoding GGDEF domain-containing protein gives MTRLQSDDDALYQRIGAFLAEHGLPPSPGNYALAHQLFADEDAPAARAVKAATADGVRLTQCEADGIMTAHAVPGGGRSSGVDPAVLGAAKRQIEAFAEIVESTRAQAQTYGRDLAQGAAELEQSGGSAETLIAITRTMIERTQAAEQQLTAARDEAQTLRVKLAEAGQEARRDPLTGLPNRRAFEEHHAGLEQAGGLISLAICDIDHFKRVNDTYGHGVGDRVLKMVADLLNECCSGHFVARLGGEEFVAVFDGLNAAEGAAILDEAREQLAAKRLKVRETDAPLGQISFSAGVACGTSASADVPLARADALLYQAKDAGRNRVLFEGGPDET, from the coding sequence ATGACCCGGCTACAGAGCGATGACGACGCCCTTTACCAGCGGATCGGCGCGTTTCTGGCCGAGCATGGCCTGCCGCCGAGCCCCGGCAATTATGCGCTCGCCCATCAGCTCTTCGCCGACGAGGACGCGCCGGCCGCGCGGGCGGTGAAGGCGGCGACCGCCGACGGCGTCCGCCTCACCCAGTGCGAGGCCGACGGAATCATGACCGCGCATGCCGTGCCGGGCGGCGGGCGGTCTTCCGGCGTCGATCCGGCGGTGCTCGGCGCGGCGAAACGGCAGATCGAGGCTTTCGCCGAGATCGTCGAAAGCACGCGTGCGCAGGCCCAGACCTACGGCCGCGACCTGGCCCAAGGCGCCGCCGAGCTGGAACAGTCCGGCGGATCGGCCGAAACCCTGATCGCGATCACCCGCACGATGATCGAACGCACCCAGGCGGCCGAGCAACAGCTCACCGCCGCGCGCGACGAAGCGCAGACGCTGCGCGTCAAGCTCGCCGAAGCCGGGCAGGAGGCACGCCGCGACCCGCTGACCGGCTTGCCCAACCGTCGCGCCTTCGAGGAACATCATGCCGGGCTGGAGCAAGCGGGCGGCCTGATCAGCCTCGCCATTTGCGACATCGACCATTTCAAGCGCGTCAACGACACTTATGGCCACGGCGTCGGCGATCGCGTGCTCAAGATGGTTGCCGACCTGCTGAACGAATGTTGCAGCGGCCATTTCGTCGCCCGGCTGGGCGGCGAGGAGTTCGTCGCCGTGTTCGACGGACTGAACGCGGCCGAGGGCGCGGCCATCCTCGACGAAGCACGCGAGCAGCTTGCTGCCAAGCGCCTCAAGGTCCGCGAAACCGACGCGCCGCTCGGCCAGATCTCCTTTTCGGCGGGGGTCGCCTGCGGAACGTCGGCATCGGCGGACGTGCCGCTCGCCCGCGCTGACGCCCTGCTCTACCAGGCCAAGGATGCGGGCCGGAACCGCGTGCTCTTCGAAGGCGGGCCGGACGAGACCTAG
- a CDS encoding antibiotic biosynthesis monooxygenase, giving the protein MFVAVYWWRVHPGKEAQFREVWRRGTEAITRIYGSYGSRLHRDRDERFVGYAEWPDEATWRKAFDAKMVYDDAEARAMFVDAVAETPPGNAPVFTMTVTDDLLTQSTLGTR; this is encoded by the coding sequence ATGTTCGTCGCGGTCTATTGGTGGCGGGTCCATCCGGGCAAGGAGGCGCAGTTCCGCGAAGTCTGGCGGCGCGGGACGGAAGCGATCACCCGCATCTACGGCAGCTATGGTTCACGCCTGCACCGGGATCGCGACGAGCGCTTCGTCGGTTATGCCGAATGGCCCGACGAGGCGACCTGGCGGAAGGCGTTCGACGCGAAGATGGTCTATGACGATGCCGAGGCGCGGGCGATGTTCGTCGATGCCGTCGCCGAAACGCCGCCCGGCAACGCGCCCGTCTTCACCATGACCGTCACCGACGATCTGCTGACGCAAAGTACGCTCGGCACCCGATAG
- a CDS encoding OmpA family protein: MASAAKRGRNEPPPIQPIIVKKVVADGHGGHHGGAWKIAYADFVTAMMAFFLLMWLIGATDEDQRRGLADYFTPTLIEYRRDSAGSDGILGGDSIIADDNYPHRATQTGSRSIVIPRDVTGGIEEGRQPTAEDREQFGRLRDELLRRIDQTPELRRLRSHVSFTQNEEGLRIDLMDEADYSMFRVGTDQLLPEAQRLVQEVAQVIAGVPNAVVVRGHTDSLPYSAGQTMNNWRLSTGRAETTRATLQGSGVSIERIARIEGVADRDPFVPQDRYDPRNRRISITLAWRGSAVRRPTTNLAEATAPAASAAAARRQP, encoded by the coding sequence ATGGCCTCGGCCGCCAAGCGCGGGCGCAACGAGCCGCCCCCCATCCAGCCGATCATCGTCAAGAAGGTGGTCGCCGACGGCCATGGCGGCCATCATGGCGGCGCCTGGAAGATCGCCTATGCCGATTTCGTGACGGCGATGATGGCCTTCTTCCTGCTGATGTGGCTGATCGGCGCGACCGACGAGGACCAGAGGCGCGGGCTGGCCGACTATTTCACGCCGACCCTGATCGAATATCGCCGCGACAGCGCCGGATCGGACGGCATTTTGGGCGGCGATTCGATCATCGCCGACGACAATTATCCGCACCGCGCGACCCAGACCGGATCGCGCTCGATCGTCATCCCGCGCGATGTGACCGGCGGGATCGAGGAAGGGCGCCAGCCGACCGCGGAGGACCGCGAGCAGTTCGGCCGGCTGCGCGACGAATTGCTGCGCCGGATCGACCAGACGCCGGAGCTGCGGCGGCTGCGCAGCCATGTCAGCTTCACCCAGAACGAGGAGGGGCTGCGCATCGACCTGATGGACGAGGCCGATTATTCGATGTTCCGGGTCGGCACCGACCAGTTGCTGCCCGAGGCGCAACGGCTGGTCCAGGAGGTCGCGCAGGTGATCGCCGGCGTGCCCAACGCGGTCGTCGTGCGCGGTCACACCGACTCGCTGCCTTATTCGGCGGGCCAGACGATGAACAACTGGCGGCTTTCGACCGGCCGGGCCGAGACGACCCGCGCGACGCTGCAGGGCTCGGGCGTCTCGATCGAGCGGATCGCGCGGATCGAGGGCGTCGCCGATCGCGATCCCTTCGTGCCGCAGGACCGCTACGACCCGCGCAACCGGCGCATCTCGATCACCCTGGCCTGGCGCGGCAGCGCCGTGCGCCGTCCGACGACCAATCTGGCCGAGGCCACCGCACCGGCCGCGTCGGCGGCCGCGGCGCGGCGCCAGCCTTAG
- a CDS encoding CHAT domain-containing protein: protein MIRRTLGLIGAAAATAMVAGPASAQSISLQDSFRIGSGSSLLCSAQTTITDRVFQDMFDRGYSITCRDATVPVGSIYALRARAGDPVARLAAARAGRATCAAGAPTAIEGVGSVQTLSCRLTDADVAYNVYLVPSGNILYAAEGLAGYDSVLRLGLRSVIANRVVAGEVDVATTGAGDPIAFARVQAASLDPQRALDEAYRRNNAGNYAESAEFFSAITDRREDPADRAEALANEALQKSNLGRYPEADTLFARAAVLAGGDPVNERRLRNYRAMHLLNQGRSADALVELDRVLAGPPPSDAVRALQLDRATAARLTAESPGARRLGGLEGLTPEDKVQILDGQALQLRGTVLRLQGRADEAALTYQRALDSLVAIRGGRIAATVWMRAQILGDLARIAESQGNLGGAEGQHRAAIGLLTGDYPDSSALFSAKGRLAAFYARTGRTDEAASIYREIVAAIAENGDSSATLRRILNPYFALLSGRSDAAADFFAASQVLVRPGVAQTQAVLARELSGGSDEASRLFRQSVNLTRDIERARVDLARLEGNTNPSTAELQHIGELRSNIARLQQDQVATQARLADFPRYRAVSSSAITLADLQALLRPGEAYYKMLVVGDQIYAIFATASAARTFRIAARPAELERQVDALRRTISVVEGGQQITYPFDVALAHQLYTELFAPVAGEMAAVTHLIFEPDGAMLRLPPNLLVMDRAGVDAYLARAADPDDDGFDFRGVAWLGRDRDISTAVSARAFRDVRAAPPSRATAEYLGFGQNATTQGFLQQGAGTRSIGECDWSLAAWNRPISASELYTAQRAIGGSTDIVTGEAFTDTAIKQRENLDQYRILHFATHGLVAPPRPECPTQPALMTSFGEAGSDGLLTFAEIFDLRLDADLVILSACDTAARAGEAASAAAGLTTGGDFALDGLVRAFIGAGGRIIVASHWPVPDDFDATERLISGLFTAPRGTGTASALRTAQRALMDDAATSHPYYWSGFAVVGDGTAPVIRPVAERIALAR, encoded by the coding sequence ATGATCAGGCGTACCCTCGGCCTCATCGGTGCGGCGGCGGCCACGGCGATGGTCGCCGGCCCGGCGTCCGCGCAGTCGATCAGCCTTCAGGACAGCTTCCGGATCGGCTCCGGCAGCAGTCTGCTGTGCAGTGCCCAGACGACGATCACCGATCGCGTGTTCCAGGACATGTTCGACCGCGGTTATTCGATCACCTGTCGCGATGCGACCGTGCCAGTGGGATCGATCTATGCGCTGCGCGCCCGCGCCGGCGATCCGGTCGCGCGGCTGGCGGCGGCCCGGGCAGGCCGCGCGACCTGCGCGGCGGGCGCGCCGACCGCGATCGAAGGGGTGGGGTCCGTCCAGACCTTGTCGTGCCGGCTGACCGATGCCGACGTCGCCTACAATGTCTATCTCGTCCCCTCCGGCAACATCCTCTACGCGGCCGAGGGGCTGGCCGGCTATGACAGCGTGTTGCGGCTGGGTCTGAGGAGCGTGATCGCCAATCGCGTCGTCGCGGGCGAGGTCGATGTCGCCACGACCGGTGCCGGCGATCCCATCGCCTTCGCGCGCGTCCAGGCCGCGAGCCTCGATCCGCAGCGCGCGCTCGATGAAGCCTATCGCCGCAACAATGCCGGCAATTACGCCGAATCCGCCGAATTCTTCTCCGCGATCACCGATCGGCGGGAAGATCCCGCCGACCGGGCCGAAGCGCTCGCCAACGAAGCGCTGCAAAAGTCCAATCTGGGTCGCTATCCCGAAGCGGACACCCTGTTCGCGCGCGCGGCCGTGCTGGCCGGCGGCGATCCGGTGAACGAACGGCGCTTGCGCAATTATCGGGCCATGCACCTGCTCAACCAGGGCCGTTCGGCCGACGCGCTGGTGGAGCTGGATCGTGTGCTGGCCGGCCCGCCGCCGAGCGATGCGGTGCGCGCGCTCCAGCTCGATCGTGCGACCGCCGCGCGGCTCACCGCGGAATCGCCGGGCGCGCGGCGCCTTGGCGGCCTCGAGGGCCTGACGCCGGAAGACAAGGTCCAGATACTCGATGGCCAGGCGCTGCAATTGCGGGGCACGGTGCTGCGGCTGCAGGGGCGGGCGGACGAAGCCGCGCTCACCTACCAGCGCGCGCTCGACAGCCTGGTCGCGATCCGCGGCGGGCGAATCGCGGCGACGGTGTGGATGCGCGCCCAGATCCTCGGCGATCTCGCCCGGATCGCGGAATCGCAGGGCAATCTGGGCGGCGCGGAGGGCCAGCATCGCGCGGCGATCGGCCTGCTCACCGGCGACTATCCGGATTCCTCGGCGCTGTTCAGCGCGAAGGGGCGTCTCGCCGCCTTCTACGCGCGCACCGGCCGTACCGACGAGGCGGCGTCCATCTATCGCGAGATCGTCGCGGCGATCGCGGAGAACGGCGACAGCTCGGCGACGCTGCGGCGCATCCTCAACCCATATTTCGCTCTGCTTTCCGGGCGAAGCGACGCGGCCGCCGATTTCTTCGCCGCGAGCCAGGTGCTGGTGCGGCCCGGCGTGGCGCAGACGCAGGCGGTGCTGGCGCGCGAGCTTTCGGGTGGCAGCGACGAGGCGTCGCGGCTGTTCCGCCAGTCCGTCAATCTCACCCGCGATATCGAGCGCGCGCGCGTCGATCTGGCGCGGCTGGAGGGCAACACCAATCCCTCCACCGCCGAGCTGCAACATATCGGCGAGCTGCGCTCCAACATCGCGCGGCTTCAGCAGGATCAGGTCGCCACCCAGGCGCGGCTGGCCGATTTCCCACGCTACCGGGCGGTGTCGTCGAGCGCGATCACGCTGGCCGATCTGCAGGCCCTGCTGCGGCCCGGCGAGGCCTATTACAAGATGCTCGTCGTCGGCGACCAGATCTATGCGATCTTCGCGACGGCGAGCGCGGCGCGCACCTTCCGCATCGCCGCCCGTCCGGCCGAACTGGAGCGGCAGGTCGATGCGTTGCGCCGGACGATCAGCGTTGTCGAAGGCGGACAGCAGATTACCTATCCGTTCGATGTCGCCCTCGCGCATCAGCTTTACACCGAGCTGTTCGCGCCGGTCGCCGGCGAGATGGCCGCAGTCACCCACCTGATCTTCGAGCCCGACGGCGCGATGCTCAGGCTGCCGCCCAACCTGCTCGTCATGGATCGCGCCGGGGTCGATGCCTATCTCGCCCGCGCCGCCGATCCCGACGATGACGGCTTCGATTTCCGCGGCGTCGCCTGGCTCGGGCGGGACCGCGACATCAGCACCGCGGTTTCGGCCCGCGCCTTCCGCGACGTGCGCGCCGCGCCGCCGTCGCGGGCCACCGCCGAATATCTCGGCTTCGGCCAGAATGCGACGACGCAGGGCTTTCTCCAGCAGGGCGCGGGGACGCGCAGCATTGGCGAATGCGACTGGTCGCTCGCCGCCTGGAACCGGCCGATTTCGGCGAGCGAGCTCTATACCGCGCAGCGCGCGATCGGCGGATCGACCGATATCGTCACCGGCGAAGCCTTCACCGACACGGCGATCAAGCAGCGCGAGAATCTCGATCAATACCGCATCCTGCATTTCGCGACGCACGGGCTGGTCGCGCCGCCGCGGCCGGAATGTCCCACTCAGCCGGCGCTGATGACCAGCTTCGGCGAGGCGGGATCGGACGGGCTGCTCACCTTCGCCGAGATTTTCGATCTCCGGCTCGATGCCGATCTCGTCATCCTCTCGGCCTGCGACACGGCGGCGCGGGCGGGCGAGGCGGCGAGCGCCGCGGCCGGCCTCACCACCGGCGGCGATTTCGCGCTGGACGGCCTGGTGCGCGCCTTCATCGGCGCCGGCGGCCGGATCATCGTGGCGAGCCACTGGCCGGTGCCCGACGATTTCGATGCCACCGAACGGCTGATCTCCGGCCTGTTCACCGCCCCGCGCGGCACCGGGACGGCGTCGGCGCTGCGGACCGCGCAACGCGCCTTGATGGACGATGCCGCGACCTCGCATCCGTATTACTGGTCGGGCTTCGCGGTCGTCGGCGACGGTACGGCCCCGGTCATCCGCCCGGTCGCGGAGCGGATCGCGCTGGCGCGCTGA
- a CDS encoding flagellin-like protein, producing MISGTRYQLTLEINRQMALARDIARGQVEISTGKRIQAASDDPVGAARVSDIARTQANDAAWKRNLDLASALGARADTVLASIETAVGRAGELMVAAANGSMSAENRATIALELRSIAAELEALKTAKDSRGNNLFMSPSSLQIPVAPGFTIVAVATREEVFENVATGSGAQDIAAIVAAAADALEEPDPTLRQAAIDQALDDVSAAQRHAATLRGENGARGNRIDQMLERIENSGLQLAEERSGLEDTNVIEALARLNARQLTLEAAQAVFARINQNTLFDILR from the coding sequence ATGATCAGCGGCACCCGCTATCAGCTGACGCTGGAAATCAACCGGCAGATGGCGCTCGCCCGCGATATCGCGCGCGGCCAGGTCGAGATTTCCACCGGCAAGCGCATCCAGGCCGCTTCGGACGACCCGGTCGGCGCGGCGCGGGTGTCGGATATCGCCCGGACGCAGGCCAATGACGCGGCCTGGAAACGCAACCTCGATCTCGCGTCCGCGCTCGGCGCGCGCGCCGACACGGTGCTCGCATCGATCGAGACTGCCGTCGGCCGTGCCGGCGAACTGATGGTCGCCGCCGCCAACGGCTCGATGTCCGCCGAAAACCGTGCGACGATCGCGCTGGAGCTGCGTTCGATCGCCGCAGAGCTGGAAGCGCTCAAGACCGCCAAGGATTCGCGCGGCAACAATCTCTTCATGTCGCCGAGCTCTCTCCAGATTCCGGTCGCGCCCGGCTTCACCATCGTCGCAGTCGCAACGCGCGAGGAAGTGTTCGAAAACGTCGCCACCGGCTCCGGCGCACAGGACATCGCCGCGATCGTCGCGGCCGCCGCCGACGCGCTGGAGGAACCTGACCCCACCCTCCGCCAGGCTGCGATCGACCAGGCGCTCGACGATGTGAGCGCCGCCCAGCGCCACGCCGCGACATTGCGCGGCGAGAATGGCGCGCGCGGCAACCGCATCGATCAGATGCTGGAGCGGATCGAGAATAGCGGCCTGCAGCTCGCCGAGGAGCGCAGCGGGCTGGAAGACACCAATGTCATCGAGGCGCTGGCCCGGCTCAACGCGCGCCAGCTGACGCTGGAGGCCGCCCAGGCGGTCTTCGCCCGCATCAACCAGAACACCCTGTTCGACATCCTGCGCTGA